Part of the Melopsittacus undulatus isolate bMelUnd1 chromosome Z, bMelUnd1.mat.Z, whole genome shotgun sequence genome is shown below.
AACCAAGCACTACCATTTCCTTTGCAGCTATTTGCTCTGGGTTTCAGCCGTTATACACAGTATCGCTTTGAGTGCTGTTACCAGTATGAGAGGAAAAACCACCACCCACCACAGGCTATGGCCAGAATTCATTTGTGTCAACATGAGGGTTTGTAGGAAAGGCCCCTGAAAATCCAAGTGAGAGAAATTTCATGGGCAGATTGAGTCAAGAGCATTTAACAAGTTTGATATAGTTTACATGGGGGTATCTGGAAATCATGGGTCAGCACCAAAAGGTGAAATGAGTAATGAAAGGCAGCTTCTGCTTTTACATGGCTTGCAGCTtgagcagcagaagagaaactAAGCAACAGTTTCTTCACCCACTAGTGCCTCTCTGCTGAAAATGGTTTTCACGTTTCCTGGttttccagtttccatttctctgctctttcaaGGCACATGTGTAGAAACCTTTGATTGCAACAGCCAGAAACAAGTGCTCAGACCGCCACCACAATATCCAATGATTTCAGCAAACAGCAGAATGAGTCGTTACACTAACTTTTTTCTAATCTTCAGAGAATCCCAAGGCAAGGAAATAACcgcaaaacccaacaaaaccaaccactCAGTTACAACAGGCAGCCCCTAGGCATAACCTGTTACAGACAGACACCACAACAGCCGAAGGTCCCAACTGCTCAACTTGCAAAGGGCTCAGCACAAACCCGATGTGTTCTCTGCCAAGACCTGCCACTTTCAGCCAGCCTTGGTGAGTTTTGGTGCTAATGTGCCACCTGTGGGAGCAGGGCCCTGCTTCTAAGGCACCTTTGAACCAGTAAAACCTGAAGTCCCCATCTGTGTTTCCATTACTGGTTCAGACTACTTCCATACCACTGTTTTACAGATAGACTTGACCTGACTTCTGCAACGCATCCTCTTCCTGTATTCCCTTACCTGCAAGAGCTGGAGCCTGACCTGCCAAAGCACAGTCAGGTTTTTAATGCAATGATAAACACCAGTGACAGCTCTGAAAGGTATATGATTTCCTTGTGCTttgctcctgctccacgcaAACCCACCTTTGCTCAGCTCCCAGCATTACTGAAACAGCAGGTCTGGACAGCAACAGCTTCTAAGCAAAGGGGTTGAACAACTTTTCAAAGCAAGACTGAAAAGGCAGTGGGTGTCTCCCTAGTGACTGAAGTCTGCATGCACACAATGAGCCTAAGGAGAAATGCAGTGTCCCCTGTCCCCTGCAGGATCCCACCCCTGCAGCGCAGGGTTCAGCAAAACCTTCGGGTATCAACAAAAATCCAATccaagccacaaaaaaaaaaagagaaaaaaaaaccccaaaagaaaaaaaaaggcagtgctGAAGATGATCCCCAATCCAACAATGAGTGTCCCTGATTTTAACAGCCTTCAGCACAGGCCAAGGAAGTGCAAATTGCTGTGGtcagagctgctggcagcataCTCACCAGAAGGAATTCAGTTCTCGGCTCTGGCTGAGAGGTTTAAATCATTGAAACCAGCTCCCTGGGTGTCAGTACTTGCGGCTTTCACATGGTcatgggaaggaaaagcagggtGTCTGACAAAAAACAGTACTGCAAACGTGCATGAGCCTCAGAGCCTGAGAAAGTCAGAAGGGAATTTCCTGGTAGAGGACACAATTGCAACAGGCTTAAGGCAAAGAAAGACCAGTTGGATGTCAGCCCTGCTGCAAGCATCTCAGCACCGCAGGAGATTTTATGGACAAATACACAGAGCAAATATAATACATGGCTTATAATAATGACGCACATAAAGAGCCTACTCGTCTGAAGATAAAAGAGGCCTTGAATCATATCCTATTATGCTGCACCCTAGTTTAATCTGGTATTAAATATATTGCTTATGATAtacaaattactttaaaaaacttttaaaagttattaaaatgttaCAACAACAAGAGTAATAAGTGAATTCAAGTTTTATGCATGaccttacaggaaaaaaaccctcagtttAGACAATGTTTAACTGGTAACCTTTTACCACTGTTAACATGTGTCAGCAGATTTTAAGGCCAGAATTTCTTTGTGCAACCCAATTAACCCCTCTTTAtttccaaggggaaaaaaacccaaccacctTCCCCCTCCACTCCCCAAAAGACCTCAGGTGATGCTGTGGTGAGGCACAAACTCACTGTGACATCCAGAAGCAAGGTTGTCTGAAGCCAGAGGTTTTTGCAGATGCCATCTGTGTTGCTCCTACACTATGCAGAGAGCTTACTGGCAAACTCTGGCTCAAGTCATTCAAAGCCTCCTTTGAGGCTAAAAGAAATGACATTCAGTGAATTCAGCTAGTTCAACACTTGCTCTGCattcagaaatgtttgttttggtcactataagagaaaaatatatggTGTTGtctgcattaaaaaacaaagaaaccccaaaccaaatcTAATGCAAAGCGTAAACTTGAACAATTTTAGCAGCATTTTACAGTCCTTCATAAAGTAAAACCAGGATTGAAttaaaaggaatattttcaaCAGCCtcatttaaaatatcaaatgtCATGGGCAGTAATTGCTGATGCATCACAGTTGTAATCAGTACAGTTTGGGTCCAGTAATAAGCTCAACATGGGGAGCACTGCAGCAAACAGATCAGATTCAATGTTTTCTGGCAAAGTAAGTATTTACAACTCCTATGTACAGCTCCTGGACTTACAAAACAAAGGAGAGCTAGAAAGTTGTGTAAAGTCAAGtttggaatttaaaaaaaacaataaaagcacTTGTCCAACCAATAAGGGAGACACTTTGGCATGCCAAAAGAggccttttgttgttgttgctgttcatTGCAACCATTAGAAAACCAGCAGATATAAAGCATCAGTGAGGCCAGATGTCCACACAGGCAAGGTCTCTCTCCTGTTGGTGATGTTAGCTATTTGGTGAGCCAATATCCACTGTGATCCTTGTATACAGAGGGTACTTGTCAGTTCTTAAGACCTTGTAGGATAGCGTGTTTAAGCCGTCAGAGCTCATTGTCTCCCTTGTGTGAGCAATTCGGTCGAACCTGCAGAAGGTGgtagagaaaatgaaaacaaggaaggggtgggagaaacagaaagaaaaaggcaaaagccaTTTAAAGTACCTGAATTCTGCACGACATTTCTATAACCTCTCAGGAAGCATCTCGTGTTTTAAATACAACCTGAATATTGTTAGTATGGGTCCCACAAACTCTCAGATTTGGCCAGCCTGAGCAGTGGGCAAAGGCATCTCTAGAGGGTAAAATTTtagccaggaaaaagcagacaaGCTTTTAAATCACATGGgtccttttccagctctgcaaTAGAGCTCAGGTTTTATATGCCAAAGACAAGCTGGAAACAATTACTTGGAGAGTAATTTGCtgcatttaaggaaaaaaaaaaaaaaagaagaaatattggGTAAAAGGTCTGTAGCAATGTAATAAAGTGAGGAGAGCAAGGGGCAGCTCACAGAAAGGTCAGCAAGCAAGGGGATGGCCACAGGCCTTCCATGATAAGGCTTTTTGCCTGGCAAAgaggaagccaagcagctggagCAACGAGGGTGGGAGGCACCTCTTGAACTGGCTATGGTACGGGGACACGCACCTCTCAGGGTTGGGCTCATTCTTCCGGTCCCGGGAATGCCGAATCATTCTGCACTTCCCAGTGATGGCATCTGGACGAGATATTCCCATGCCTTTAAACACCAGCCTGTAAAAAGCAAGTGTATTAAGCACCTGTGACAGGCAACAGATGTTGGATGCTCTGCCACTTCTTCCATAAACCACCACTGTTGCTAGTCCTCTTGCAGGATTGCCAATGCTGAAAGACAGGGGAAAGCCAGACCCTTTCCACAAAGGCACATCATCATGAGGAAGAGATGTCCCCCTGCAAATACCAAGGACCCCCTAATTCACTACACTCTGACCTACACCAACAGTGGCCTTTGGCCACATTAATCTTGTTCCAGGCTGAAGGCTGGAATGCGAATGGGAGGCACCTAGTTTTTAACCTATCTGGAAAAGAGCCAGAAGAGCATTCATTTGGGATGTGAAAACTGCAGTGCTGGTGGAAACTGAAGTGAATGGTGGTGAAGGAGCAAGAGAGGGGACACACGGTCGGAGCCACAGTGGTTCTTGCTGAGACCCATTGGGCAAGTGACAGCCTGCCTTTGTTCGCACGCTCTCCGCAAGGCACCTGCAGTTCATGCACACCAATGCTAGAGAAGTACCTGATTTCTTcaccatgagggtgctgaggtgctggcacagggtgctcagagaagctgtggcagcctcatccctggcagtgttcaaggccgggttggatggggcttagagcaaccttgtctagtggaaggtgtccctgcccatggcaggggattagacctggatgagctttaaggtcccttccaacccaaatcattctgtgattctttatcTTTGTGTCTCCCTTTTCATTCCTATGTAGCATACTCTGCTGCTCAAAAATAGTGTCCTGAAAAGAGAGGACTACCACCCTGCTGTGAATGCCCTGTACCACTGGAAGGTTGTCTCTCACTTGGTTTATCAAACAGAAGTGCTGAACCTCAGGAAGGTATAAGCATTTTTAGGAATTTCCTTCTGGAACTCCAGAAAAGCTTGGAAAGCCCTGAGAAAAGACCATGCAGAGTGGTTTTTTCATTGAGAAACATGAAGACTGCTTCCCAAATCTACTCCCTCAATGACTTCTCACTCTCAGTGACTGTCCTAGGGACGCACATCCATAAGGTAGCACAATGCCATGTCCACCTTCTGCCTTGGTTTTCACGGAGGGGTGGTCCCAGCCTGCCCCATGCAAACACCTTCCTCCTCTCTTGCAGTTCTGAGCCTTGTTTGGTTTCCTTCCCGGCAGGAAGCGACAGCTCTCGGTGTTCTTTAATGCTGCTTACAGACCAACAAACAAAGCTCTCCTGGGAACAAAGAGATCTGCCACCAGGCTGCAGACCCAGGCAAGCCTTGGACTGCATTGGGTTAAAGTTTCTCCTTTCATCATGCCCTGAATCCCCTTTCTTCAGCCAGTGCTGGGAGACCCATAAGCATGCTGCTCCAACCTGTGCATTGGTGTGGATGCTTCCAGAGGTGTGTGGTGAACACGTGACGTGTGTGTGGGACAGGGGTGGGATCTCTGTCACCTGGACCCACCTTGGGAGCTGCAAGATGGgtgccagcacccagcaggaAGAGCATGCTTTCACTGAGACACCTCTTTCCCTCACCCAGAGGGGAGGCTCCCGTGACTGGGGTGAAAAGACATCCTGCACCCCCTCATCCGGGTGACAGCAGCAGATCTGTGCTCATCTCCACCCTGGAAGCACTCCAGGTGCCAAGGAGTGTATTTATTTACCTGTTATAAATGTCATCATCTTCGCCACCCCAGCCCCAGTAGTTGTTTGGGAACCCATTGATCTTTGTGAACTGTTCTTTGCTCAAGGCAGACACACCTCCGAAATACTGATTGTAAGGCAGcctgaaagcagagaggaaaggacATTAGAGGAGGAGAGGTGCTAGCTGAGGAGCAGCCTCCCCACCCAAACAGGGCTTGCCACAGTCCTTCATCCCAGCCTGCAATCAGCCAGCACCCACCACAAAGCAGAAGGAGCTGGTGGGTTCAGTCCCAAATACAGCTGGCAATTGGCAATGGCTACAGCCTTTCGCTTAGAAGTATGCTGTCCTCAAAGGACAGGCTGGTGAGAAGCACATCGCCTCACCAAAGGGCAGATGGGTGACATACATGCCCCAGGAGCAGCAAGGCATTGGAGGTGCTGCAGAACCTTCTCCCACGGCTCCTGGGGCTCCACAGTGCGCCAAAGGAAAGCTCATAGCACACAGCTGAGCCAGCAGCATGACCTTACACATCCACAGCCAACTAGCTGCTGCGCAAAACGGGACAATTGACCAAGGGATTGGGGACTTATGAAACTCAGACCCACAGCACAAGGAGGGGGCCCACACAGGGATCACCAGGACCTGCTGCAGACCTTGCATCTGCTTCAACAAGCAGAAGAAACTCCCAGGGCCTGCATTTCTGCTCTAAGCTTCACCTAGCTGCAAGAAGAAACTTCAGCTGCTGTGGTGCTAGTGACTGTGTGCTCTAAGCAGAGCTAGTAGGGTCTGGAGTGGGGATGTGCCGGGGTCTTGCCACCAACACCATCTTTAGCACTACCGGACACCAGGGGCCACGACTGGTTTTCACTTTATAGATGAGCTTCTGAACTCCCCACCGGGGATTTGGggtagggaaagaaaaggaaaacatggacaggaaaagacacatttttgtctagagcagcttgctgagTGCAAATGTATGCTGAAAGGCATTTCGTTTGTGCTGCTCTCAGACTTTAGGGCAGTTCCCTCAGTGGCCCAATATCAAACAGccaaaaatacttcattttgctCTTAAAATAGCATCTGGTGCAGTCTTTTTAAAGCTGCACATAATTCTCACTGCATGAGTGTCTCACTTTTCAGACTGTGTGGAAACACTAGCTGTCTTCCAACCTGAAACACAAGAAGGGATAGGCAGGCATCTGCAGAACTACAGACTCCTAGTTTTTCCTTGCTCTGCATTTCACTTTccagaagctgtgaatgttaaTAAACCACTCAGCTGcatttccccctttcctcccctccagctGATCCGACCCgatcccatcctgctcccagccaccCTTTCCCTACAGGAACACGCACGCCAAGACAGGCTTTTGCAAGAGACATTTTCCCATGCTTTCACAGAGGGTGGGGATGTGTAACACTGTGCCTAGCCTGTTAGCCTAACAGCAACATGAAGAATGAAAAGCCCTTCCAAAAGGCATCTCACCGGAATCCGAATTTATCCATGGATACAGAGAGGTGCCGTGGCTGGCTGTAACATTTGTAGGTGTTCCTGTCATCCATTGGGATGAGGTCTACGTCACTAAACACAAAGCAATCATAGTCATACTCTTTCAGAGCCTCTGCAAATCCTATATTCAGCAGTTTAGCACGGTTAAACTCTTCCTCTCCAtcctaaattaaaacaaaaacaagaaaaaagcagttAAGTGACTTAAATTTAACATTTGACATCAGCAGTTTCTTACCTGCTGCCGGACACCGGTGTTGCTGCATGGGGTTGGTGTGCCTGTGACAGACTGAGCTCGAGCTTGAGCATCtctcccccagcatcccacaggaCATCCACAGGGAGCCCCCCTGGAATGTTGTCCATAAAACGACAGCATCTGAGCCAGCTGCAAACCGCAGGGGCAGGGGCAACTGCCGAGGAAAGGCTGGACCTGGCTCAGCTCCTGTTTCTTGGTGAAAGGCTCCAAGAAGGCAGGTTTGATGCTGAGCAgttcccccatcccaccccacacaCAGGCATTTCAAGAGTGACTTTTGTGATAATTGGATTAAAGTTCAGTGACTTATGGACTGCCAGGGCAAGCAGCTGGGACTTCccacagcagctgagaaaatcaaagagaaatgaGCCCCTCTGGAAGATGGAACCCTTGCTGCAGAGAAACCTTGGCAGTGCTATAGCTTACTGCCAGGATAAGGACCATGGACCAAAACCCTTCTGTGGCCTGGATTGCAGCACCCTCCTCCTCAGCTCTGCTACAACAGGGCTGCAGGACTGGCATGGCCTCGGCTGAGCAGCACATGCCTGACCTGATCAGCAAAGCTCCGCGTGGCaccaggagctcctgctcctgTGACGAGTCCTGTGCAGCTGTGCACACATGGGAGCAGAATGCTGCCCAAGCCCTGGAAAAGGCACTGCTGGGACACACAGCCGTGTTTACTGGATGGCAGGACAGTGTGACCTGCTTCCTGCAAGGGCTATGGCTCACACACCAAGCACCCGAGCACAGCACGACCCACCACCTGTCCCAGGAGCCTCGTGGAGAAAATGGAACCAGGAGGGCAGTCACCACGATGGGAAGGACTGAACAGAGGTGACACTGCAGCAGGGCACGTTTATACCCCAGAACAGGTACAATTTACAAAGGGACCtgtggagcagggcaggaaaaTATCTGCTCTCCTCCCTAAGCAATAAGGTGCCTGAGGAGAATCAGCCTGGCCTCTCACAGGCAGACACATTTCAAAAGCACACATGGCTTTGAACACAAGTACAGGCTTGCAAATTGCTCGAGTACTCTTGGGAAAACATCATACCCACAAACCCAAGAATACCAGTGGTTTGACAGTAGGGGTTTCCAATCAAGGACTCAACTTTGCAGCAACAgcttcaaacccaaaccctgtGGAGGGCATCAAAGCAGGCAGAAGGAAACTCATACGACATCACCGAAGGAGGCTGAAGTTTTTTGCCAGCCTGGAAACCAAGACTGCCAGGTTCTTTCTCTGCTACCACATCCCACCTTTCCTCCTCCACATTCTCTGAGCAGTACTGAGCCAAAGGACCCCCCACTTCTCCAACTGGGCAAGTCATCCCCACACCATCTGGTACCCACACCAGCATGGGACACGAATCAAGGCAGGTAAAATACTGTGCCCAAGGAGCAGCAGCTTAAAACATCACCTCATCCCGGCTGCCTTTGCCTGGTTAATAAATAATCACTTTGGAAACTGTTTAATCCAGACTGGTTAATGGACCTGTGGCTAGAGAGCCAAGGCAGGTTCTTGAAACAGCCACAGATACCTTTCAAATGAAGGTTTTAACATTCAAGTGTCAAACCTAGATTTTCAAAGCATTCATCACCTGCCTCAGGCATAAAAGGTTTCACAGGGAGGAGTGAGTTTTCATGGAGGAGGATTCTCAGCATCCTCACCGAAAACCCAAAAGGGTTCAAGCAATTACTAAGGTGGTGGGAAGATGATCACCCATCATTTGTAAGTAAGAGCAGTGAAAACCTGAGTGCAGTAAATGAGGGTGAGATGAGCAAAGAGGCTGGTGAGAGGGAGCGGCTGAGGCTGTGGGATTGAAGGGTTTTCTTCCCCCAGCAAAGGGggctgcccagcaccagctgcccCATGCTCCTCAGGTCCCACAGCATCAAACCCAGCCCTGGCTCTGTACTCAAAATGGGGGCTTTTCCTGGTGCTGGTGCACAATGCAGTGTGCTCATACCCCAGAGCACCTGCTGGGGTCAGGTCTACAAGACTGTCTTCATTTCATACCCTTTGGCTGCTCTTTTTGTAATGAAATTTCAAGGCAAAGGGTGCTTCACGCCAATATTATTACAGGCAGAGGCTCAGCCACAATTAAACCATGCCTTCAGGTGGCCTCTAACTGCTCTAGGTGACACTTGAGGATTAATAGTGCTATGGGGAGCTTTGATTTTAAACCTCTccctgaaaaaacccaaaagggcAGTGCAGTGACCAGATCACAAGTATCTGGGACCCTTCCTGTCCCCTCACCCATCAGAGCCAACACCAGGGCCCCCTATGTGGAGAAGGACCAGACACACACCAAACACTTCACGTGggcactgctgctctcctcccaAATGGACACACAGGTTCACACTGTGGGATCCAAAAGGCCGGGGggggaggaataaaaaaaagatcaCAACCAAATAAGAGAACtccttttcaagccattttttagTAACTTTACAGTGAGCAGGTAGCTCATGCAGCAAGCCTTGCAATGCTAGTATTAGTGGTGACTCCTCTGATGGTAGGAGGCTGGTTTTCTGTCCCAGGAGGTATGCAGGGCTCTACAGCGTTGTGTTGGAGTGAAAGAAGACTGACAAGAGGTTTTGCTCTTTTGGAGAAAGCTCTGTTTCTTTACCTAAGGCAGTGTGGAAGCACTGGTGTGCTTGCAGTACCTGAGATTCAGATCTCCCAAAACTCAGACACATGCTGTAAACTTCCATCTCTGACTGATCCACAgctttttgaaagaaagcagagttGGGAAATCTCCTTTttgtgctgctgtccctgccaggacaGCAAAAGGCACAGTACCACTCCTTCAGTGAACAGATGAAGCACAGCTGAAGCAACCTCCAGTCCTTGCCTCTGCTTGGCAGCAGTTCATCCCACAGAGGCTCCCTGTTATTTGTCACAAGGAAATGGATTAGTTTGGATTTGCTTAGACAGAGGAGCATCATCCTGAAGATGCAGACAGTGCACAAGGGCTGCTGCTTTGACAGTGCAGCCAAGCTCTAAACACAGCATCCGGAAGAGATATAGTCTTCAACCAGAAGAGATATAGTCCAAGAAcacttttgctgtttttctcccCTGACAATTCTTTCCCTATGTTCTCTTGTCCTGAAACTCAGCCCATGTCTGAGTTCAGCGCTGGTACTCAGCACCAGGTTGTGGCTCCTGATTTCAGTCTCCCTGTCTCATCCAATACATTCAAGTCCATCCCCATTCTGTGGTCCACAAGAGACTGGCTGAAGGAGGACAACCTCCTGCCTCAGTCTTACAGGATCTGACACTAACTCATTCTCACACCCAGAGACAATCAGCCTGAGCAAAAGAACATGGAGGCTTTTTTACTTCCCATCCCTTACCTTTGCTGACTCTGGTTTGCTCAGCCAGACCTTCCAAAGGATGCTACCTTCTTTTAGCACCAgataaaactgaagttttggAACTGTCATTCAAGCTAAAGCACCTGAAAATCAGCAAGAAGACATCCATCCCAATTTTATCTTGCAGCCCAATTACATATAGAAGGCAGATCTGAGATCCTCCTgaacactgcacagcactgcagaggacCTGTAGCTGCATCTCTCTCACTTGAATCCTATGCTCTCCAGGTCTCAGGATGGTAATGGTGAGGATACATGTTTCTGGACAGCTAGAAGAGAACCATCACCTCCAACAGGAGGCTGCTAGCTATGTCAGAGATCTGACACATCAACCTGACCCACAATGTCCATGTTAAAGACCATGCTCCAGTGGTCTTGAGGAGCAGGTAGAAACAGATTTCCAGAGTCTTACAGAGACAGAAGGAGATGCTTAGGagaaaggagctgcagaggaaacTCACCTCCCCCACCACTGAGAGGGTAAGAAGGAGCTGAGCACAATTCCCTCCTCTGCCCACAAACCTGGGGGGTCCTGATACCTCCTGCAGAATAACATGGATCAGTGTGATGGCCTAACCACTCTGCAGGCACATCTACACACACACTCTGGAAAATCACTATTGAGAACACTGCAGGGGCCAGTGGAACACGGCTGAACTGCATGGTTTTCAGGGGATTTGCAACGCCTCCCCAACTTCAGTCCAGCTGCAAAGCTATTTGCGGCACCACAATGTCACCACTGCCTTCTCGTTCGGTGCAATCAAGCTCGGATGGCTGCGAGTGGATGCTACAGCAAGCATGTACAGCCGCATGTCCACATCTTGAAAAGTCCTACAACTGCTATTTCCTGTGTCAGGCCTAGGTTTTGCTTGGGGCACGTGAGGAGGGTGAagcataatatatattttttccactgGCTCCTGTTACATTTACAAACATTATCCCCCTGACTTCAGCCAAGTCCTGCCCTGAGGCATTCAGGCACACAAGTACAGCATGGTGAAGACAGGACAGACTTGTGATGGAAACACATTGCgctgaaaggaagaagtttGACATTACCAGTGCAGCAGTAGCAGGGCTCAGCGctcctctttctttctatgAGATGCAGAGCACAGAAGAGCACGTAGGCAGCGTGTAAGAACCAGATCACACAGTAAGTCTCCTTGCTTCAGTGATTGCTTTGATATAGACAGGATTAACAAGTAAAGGTAATATTTCCCcactagaaggaaaaataaaataaaaaaaggagggCAGATGCAAAGGGAAGGacagacaagaaaaagagaaaagcaatcgtcaagacagcagagaaataaGACCATTTTCCTACTGTACTTCTGGCAgaattaatacattttctgcAGCGCTCTACATTCAGTGTTCCACTCACCCTTGAGAGACACATCCAGTGGGTTTACTACCACTGATCGCTCCGACTCTTCCAGACATACCTTGTTAGGGGCATGCAGAAGGAGCATGTTTAATTTACAGATCAAGGAGTCTCACTTACTAACCTAGATCTGACTGCTTGATGTGTCCAGGGTGTATATAGCCTGTGTACTGCGTATCACTCTCTCTCATTCCAAACTTTGCTAAAGGGatctgaaaacagcatttgcttCAGTAACTTTAGCGTTACTTTAGAGCACAGAGACAGCCCCATAACCCTAGTGCTGGAGGACAGGACCAGAGAAGAAGAGGAGCCAGCGATGCAGGGCAATGCAAGTCAGCATGCAgcattgcagcagcagcaggaactcCAACTGGGCTTCAGACAGTGTCTGCCTTTACAGGCACCGACATTAGTACTATGGGACCGGGCCCCTTGCTTTCCTTACCCTTGAACACCACTGATGGGGAAATGCCTGCCTGGTGGCTCTTTGCAGTTGAGACAGCTGCTCATTCACAAGCATTGTCCCCAGACCAGGGTCCTCCGCAAAGCCACTGCAGGACCACTGCTGGCAACACACCTTGCTTCCAAGCCACACTCAGGAAAGGGAGGTGCGTTGCCCTGCCACCATCACCCACCTGCACCCAGTGACCGGTGGGGACCATGGCTCAAGCAGCCTCGTGGCACCAGTACCTTGCACAAGTAAACATTGCTGTGCAAGGAATGCAGCCTGAAGGATGAAGGGGTGGGGCTGGCCCTGTGTTGCTGTCCCGCAGCAGCACCAGTCGCTCTTTGCATTAcacaggaagggacaccttATAGGGCTCAGTTTTAGGGCACAGaatgctgcagaaacaccttGTGTCCTCAGCAGTGCAGCCACAAACACAGCTGGCTGCAGACACCAGAGCAATTtggctgctgtgcttgggaGCTACCACTAATTCCCCACAAATCGCTTCTGCCCAGATCTCTG
Proteins encoded:
- the B4GALT1 gene encoding beta-1,4-galactosyltransferase 1 is translated as MKEPSLPGTSLQRACRLLVAFCALHLSATLLYYLAGSALGPPGSPEPPPRRPPRANLSLPFSRPPPPTAGSPPASAPMGPCPEPSPLLVGALHVEFSQPVNLDEVARLNPEVKAGGRFAPKDCIALQKVAIIIPFRNREEHLKYWLYYLHPILQRQQLDYGVYVINQDGEEEFNRAKLLNIGFAEALKEYDYDCFVFSDVDLIPMDDRNTYKCYSQPRHLSVSMDKFGFRLPYNQYFGGVSALSKEQFTKINGFPNNYWGWGGEDDDIYNRLVFKGMGISRPDAITGKCRMIRHSRDRKNEPNPERFDRIAHTRETMSSDGLNTLSYKVLRTDKYPLYTRITVDIGSPNS